One region of Pogona vitticeps strain Pit_001003342236 chromosome 1, PviZW2.1, whole genome shotgun sequence genomic DNA includes:
- the HSPE1 gene encoding 10 kDa heat shock protein, mitochondrial encodes MCGGRPFFTCAALVGHSGCLCCKKRAGAGVMAGQAFKKFLPLFDRVLVERCVADTVTKGGIMIPEKAQGKVLQATVVAVGTGSKGKDGETRPVSVSVGEKVLLPEYGGTKVVLDDKDYFIFRDGDILGKYVD; translated from the exons ATGTGCGGCGGTCGACCCTTTTTCACGTGTGCTGCCTTGGTGGGTCATTCCGGGTGCCTTTGCTGCAAAAAAAGAGCAGGAGCGGGAGTCATG GCAGGACAGGCATTTAAAAAGTTTCTTCCCCTCTTTGATCGAGTATTGGTAGAACGATGTGTAGCTGACACTGTCACTAAAGGAGGAATCATGATTCCAGAGAAAGCTCAAGGAAAAGTATTGCAAGCCACTGTTGTGGCAGTTGGAACAGGCTCGAAAGGCAAG GATGGAGAAACACGTCCTGTTAGTGTAAGTGTGGGCGAGAAAGTTCTTTTACCCGAGTATGGTGGAACAAAAGTTGTATTAGATGACAAG GACTATTTCATATTCAGAGATGGTGATATTCTTGGAAAATATGTTGACTAA